AATATGGAGTAACAAAATATCTTGACTTTCCTTTGGTCTTCTTTTGATTTGGTACAGCACACAAATCTCAATTTATTCTTGAGTTTTGATTCCTTCTTGCTTTCTCTAGTATCTTTAGCAAATAGCAATAATACTCCGTAAATAACTAAAAGATATTTGGTGATgggaattcaaaaaaaaaaaaaaaaaaaaaagggattttTTACGGTGACCTTGTTGATCCTCGAAAAACAAACAGTAACAAAATTGACAAAGTCAATTTGTTGATATATCAAAGTTGAGAGATTTGTCGTGACATTTATTGAAAACAAAATTGCAAGTGGGTGTCTCAACAATAAAGGATTAGAGGAGCAGAttggtttttttatttatttatttatttatgaaagtCAAAATAAAAAGGAAAAGGATAGAAAGATGTTACAGAAACCAAGATAGCATGCGAACAAATATTTAATtcctctttcttcttcttcttcttgattGCTTTGGGTGGTGAGGCCGATGATAATAGATTAGGGTTTTCTAGCGTCTGATACCATGTTAGAGTGGAGGAAAGTGTGCAATATTATTCTGAATGAATATAGATGTgggttacatacatataaataggATTGAGCAAGTACTAAATCCTAGTAGACTAGATATGCTAACGGGCCCTTATAGAACACGGGCTAAATAATCCAATATATAATGCATAAACAATATCCATCTAACAGTGGGAGCTAGTGTGATTTGGCGCAAGATTGTGTCTGTCAGGGATCTCATACGTGATCGTTTTATTTATAGCATTGGAGATGGTACGAAAGTCTCGGCTTGGCATGATGCATGGAGCGACTATGGTCCACCTGCTAGCATCATTCCAAACCGAGATATATCAAATGCTGGTTTCTCTAGAGATGCTACAGTTCATGATATTATTTCTCAAAATAGGTGGTGTTGGCCACTTGAATGGTACTCGAAGTACCCAGGTTTGTGTAATATAGCTACGCCTACTCTCTCTAATTTTCCAGATACTATTTATTGGCGTGACTATTCGGGCAATTTATGTCGATTTTCAGTTAGTGTGGTTTGGAATACTATACGAACAAGAGCTGATCCAGTTAACCGGTATCATATTGTTTGGTATCTGCAGTGTATTCCTAGACACTCGTTCTTGGTTTGGTTGCTCTTGGGTGAGAATCTTAAGACGCAAGACAGATTGAAGGCGTGGGAAGTTGGGGCAAGTGTGCAACTTGTGTGCCCGTTATGTTCTTTAGAGCCTGATTCTCATATGCATTTATTTTTCAGATGTTCATTTGATGCAAACATCTGGTCTTCGGTTAAGAACAACTTGATGGTCTCTATTTCAGGTAACGAATGGCCTGAGTTTGTTGATTCAATCAGACCTTTTGCTCCGAGAAGATCTGTTCGTAGCATTGTTTCGAAATTGTTGTTTGGTGCGGCAGTTTACATTATTTGGCAGGAGCGCAACAACCGGTTGTTTAAAAAGGAATTGCGATCGTGTAGTAAGGTTGTGACAGCTATATTCTCGTTGGTTCGATTGAAAATCATGGCTCTTAGATGGAAAAATTCGGCGCAAGTGAAGCACATGAAGGATGCTTGGAAGGTTCCTTAATGGGTTTTGTATGTTTCTTTGTTTGTGAGTTTATTAGCTCGTGTGTTTTGGCTGTTGGCCTGGTTTCTCTGCTTGGGGGCATGTCCTCATAGCTTTTTGTGCTTCACTGTGTAATATACTTTCGGTTTTTAATATTATTCACCTGGTAGATttaccctttacccaaaaaaaaaaattagcaaattttttttttctttttcgaaaaGCATGTAAACTTTTATTAATAACCGGAATAATTAGAAGGTCCTATAAACTATACACTGTATATATAGAAAAAGGATAAACATATACAAGATCCTATATTTGAATCGGGACAAGGGTCACTAAACACGCGACACTTGTTTTAAAAAACTAGCTGTGAGGGAATAACCATACAGTTCCGCACGTGTGATGACAAAGTTGATTAGATCCCCATTTAACCAAGTGAGAAGTGGCAACCAAGACCGAAAAAAATATAGAGCCTTAAGTATTTCGAAAAATAGGACAAAGCTATGGATGTCGAACATTAATGTTGTTCCAAGTTAGCCAATTCCGGTTCTTTGTACATTTGCGGAAGTGCAGAATGATGGTTTGATAAGCCATAGGTGCCATTCGATAGTTGTCTTCTTTGATCTCTTGGAAATCCATGCAAATGTTTGAGTTTGAA
The window above is part of the Rutidosis leptorrhynchoides isolate AG116_Rl617_1_P2 chromosome 1, CSIRO_AGI_Rlap_v1, whole genome shotgun sequence genome. Proteins encoded here:
- the LOC139839739 gene encoding uncharacterized protein, with product MLEWRKVCNIILNEYRLGASVIWRKIVSVRDLIRDRFIYSIGDGTKVSAWHDAWSDYGPPASIIPNRDISNAGFSRDATVHDIISQNRWCWPLEWYSKYPGLCNIATPTLSNFPDTIYWRDYSGNLCRFSVSVVWNTIRTRADPVNRYHIVWYLQCIPRHSFLVWLLLGENLKTQDRLKAWEVGASVQLVCPLCSLEPDSHMHLFFRCSFDANIWSSVKNNLMVSISGNEWPEFVDSIRPFAPRRSVRSIVSKLLFGAAVYIIWQERNNRLFKKELRSCSKVVTAIFSLVRLKIMALRWKNSAQVKHMKDAWKVP